A genomic region of Pseudomonas sp. RSB 5.4 contains the following coding sequences:
- a CDS encoding metalloregulator ArsR/SmtB family transcription factor → MELLEIFKALSNPTRLEILKGLKDPVKNFPPQDEGDVLTVGVCVSSIQEGIGLSQSTVSGYLATLQRVGLVEVKRIGQWTYYKRNEATISALAEIIGTDL, encoded by the coding sequence ATGGAATTACTCGAAATATTCAAAGCCCTCTCCAACCCTACTCGCCTTGAAATCTTGAAAGGCCTGAAGGACCCCGTTAAGAACTTCCCTCCGCAGGATGAAGGAGACGTTCTCACGGTGGGGGTCTGCGTAAGTAGTATTCAGGAAGGCATCGGGCTGTCGCAGTCAACGGTGTCTGGTTATCTTGCAACGCTGCAACGAGTGGGCTTGGTCGAGGTCAAGCGCATCGGTCAATGGACTTACTACAAACGCAATGAAGCCACTATCAGTGCGCTTGCCGAGATCATAGGGACAGATCTCTAA
- a CDS encoding DUF2269 domain-containing protein translates to MLYLGLKYVHVIAAIFLFGFGMGSYLYLIAASRTANPQVIAHVARMVVRYDAWITTPAGFIQVATGYWLTRLTGLPLTADWVLMSLILFFIVGSLWLPVLVLQKRLQRMAVSAVERGTRLADEYRAVYRQWFWMGVCGFLGMFVIVLMMVTKMTPGQWLQLML, encoded by the coding sequence ATGCTCTATCTGGGCCTGAAGTACGTGCATGTCATTGCCGCGATTTTCCTGTTCGGTTTCGGCATGGGTTCCTATCTGTACCTGATCGCCGCCAGTCGCACGGCCAATCCGCAGGTGATTGCGCATGTGGCGCGAATGGTGGTGCGCTACGACGCCTGGATCACTACGCCGGCCGGTTTTATCCAGGTTGCGACAGGTTATTGGCTGACAAGGCTCACCGGGTTGCCCTTGACCGCGGATTGGGTGCTGATGTCGCTGATCCTCTTCTTTATAGTGGGCTCGCTTTGGCTGCCAGTGCTGGTGCTGCAGAAGCGCCTGCAGCGGATGGCGGTAAGTGCGGTCGAGCGTGGTACTCGTCTGGCGGACGAGTACCGGGCCGTTTATCGCCAGTGGTTCTGGATGGGCGTTTGCGGTTTTCTCGGTATGTTCGTGATTGTCTTGATGATGGTGACGAAGATGACGCCGGGGCAGTGGCTGCAACTGATGTTGTAG
- a CDS encoding zinc-dependent alcohol dehydrogenase family protein, translated as MKALMLKSFGGPESFELCDVPKPVPGAGQVLVRVHATSINPLDYQVRRGDYSDLVQLPAITGHDVSGVVEEVGPGVTSFAPGDNVWYTPQIFEGPGSYAEYHVAAESIIGKKPPSLSHLEAASLTLVGGTVWEALTGRAALRVGESILIHGGAGGVGHIAIQVAKAIGARVFTTVREANFEFARGMGADVVIDYEKEDYVDVINRETDGRGVDVVFDTIGGNTLARSPDVLAQLGRVVSIVDIAQPQNLVQAWGKNASYHFVFTRQNRGKLDELSALVERGQLRPHVGAVYSLADMALAHARLESPNNGIQGKIAIAVEPSLIS; from the coding sequence ATGAAAGCATTGATGCTTAAATCATTTGGCGGCCCGGAATCGTTCGAACTCTGCGACGTGCCCAAGCCAGTGCCGGGTGCGGGACAAGTCCTGGTGCGGGTACACGCAACCTCCATCAACCCCTTGGATTATCAGGTTCGACGTGGCGACTATTCCGACCTAGTGCAACTGCCGGCCATTACCGGACACGACGTCTCGGGGGTTGTCGAAGAAGTCGGGCCGGGGGTGACATCCTTCGCTCCGGGAGACAATGTCTGGTACACCCCGCAGATATTTGAAGGGCCAGGCAGTTATGCCGAATACCACGTTGCGGCCGAAAGCATTATCGGGAAGAAGCCGCCATCGCTGAGCCATCTCGAAGCAGCAAGTCTGACCCTGGTTGGCGGTACGGTGTGGGAAGCACTGACCGGGCGTGCAGCGCTCAGAGTGGGAGAAAGCATCCTGATCCACGGCGGCGCGGGAGGCGTAGGTCATATCGCGATCCAGGTGGCTAAGGCCATTGGAGCGCGGGTCTTCACGACCGTGCGCGAAGCGAACTTCGAGTTTGCACGAGGCATGGGGGCTGATGTGGTCATCGACTATGAAAAGGAGGATTACGTCGACGTCATCAATCGGGAAACGGATGGCCGCGGAGTTGATGTGGTGTTCGACACCATTGGCGGCAATACGTTGGCGCGAAGCCCCGACGTGCTCGCTCAACTCGGCCGCGTGGTCTCGATTGTGGACATTGCCCAGCCGCAGAACCTCGTTCAGGCCTGGGGCAAGAACGCGAGTTATCACTTCGTTTTCACCAGACAGAACCGGGGCAAACTTGATGAGCTGAGCGCATTGGTAGAGCGGGGTCAGCTACGGCCACACGTTGGCGCTGTCTATTCGCTCGCCGACATGGCGCTCGCCCACGCCCGGCTGGAAAGCCCCAACAACGGCATTCAAGGAAAAATCGCGATTGCAGTCGAGCCATCGCTCATTTCGTAA
- a CDS encoding DUF1993 domain-containing protein, producing MSIHAVTLPRFAQMLRSLAAILSKSEAYALERGYDAQVLLDARLAPDMHNLATQVQYTCTQAQDAVQRLTQQPLTKLTPPENMAAAKALIDSTLEMLAAADPAQIDASADKNIALELQNGIAFDLTGREYAVDWAMPQFYFHLITAYNILRHNGVPLGKADYVQHMFAYLRK from the coding sequence ATGTCGATCCATGCAGTGACCCTTCCTCGTTTCGCCCAGATGTTGCGCTCGCTGGCGGCCATCCTGTCCAAGAGCGAGGCTTATGCCCTTGAGCGCGGCTACGACGCGCAAGTTCTGCTCGACGCACGTCTGGCGCCGGACATGCACAACCTCGCCACGCAGGTTCAATACACTTGCACTCAGGCTCAGGACGCCGTGCAGCGGCTGACACAACAACCGCTGACCAAGCTCACACCGCCTGAGAATATGGCGGCGGCCAAGGCCTTGATCGACAGCACACTGGAGATGCTGGCGGCGGCAGATCCGGCGCAGATCGATGCAAGCGCGGACAAGAACATCGCCCTTGAACTGCAAAACGGCATCGCCTTCGATTTGACCGGCCGCGAATACGCCGTGGACTGGGCGATGCCGCAGTTCTACTTTCACCTGATCACCGCGTACAACATCCTGCGCCACAATGGCGTGCCGCTGGGCAAGGCGGATTATGTGCAGCACATGTTTGCTTATCTGCGGAAGTGA
- a CDS encoding LysE family translocator produces MIDLSVALLFAGACFALALTPGPDMLLIASRSLSQGRASGFVSLAGIQAGTYCHALAAALGLSQLVATVPAAYDIIRFAGAAYLAFLAWKAFTSDVSPLATNETLPATPLLRIFRQGLVTNLLNPKMALFVLALFPQFIDPGKGSLVLQMLVFATILNVIGLLVNGAVIVLASKVGNKLASNARIARRLNQVLGAVFFGLACRLALFSGR; encoded by the coding sequence ATGATCGATCTTTCCGTAGCACTCCTGTTCGCCGGCGCCTGTTTTGCGCTAGCCCTGACCCCCGGCCCGGACATGCTGCTGATCGCCTCTCGAAGCCTGAGCCAGGGCCGCGCCTCGGGCTTCGTCTCCCTCGCCGGCATTCAGGCTGGCACCTACTGCCACGCACTGGCAGCCGCCCTCGGGCTGTCGCAACTGGTCGCCACCGTGCCCGCCGCCTACGACATCATCCGCTTCGCCGGCGCCGCGTACCTGGCATTCCTGGCGTGGAAAGCCTTCACCAGCGATGTATCACCCTTGGCCACCAACGAAACCCTGCCAGCCACCCCGTTGTTGCGTATCTTCCGCCAAGGATTGGTGACCAATCTGCTCAATCCGAAAATGGCGCTGTTTGTGCTGGCGTTGTTTCCGCAGTTCATTGATCCGGGGAAAGGCTCGCTGGTGCTGCAGATGTTGGTGTTTGCGACAATCCTGAATGTGATCGGATTGCTGGTGAATGGGGCGGTGATTGTTTTGGCCAGCAAGGTTGGGAACAAGCTGGCGAGTAATGCGCGGATCGCGCGGCGGTTGAATCAGGTGTTGGGGGCGGTGTTTTTTGGCTTGGCTTGTCGGTTGGCATTGTTTTCCGGGCGGTAG
- a CDS encoding saccharopine dehydrogenase NADP-binding domain-containing protein, with the protein MVLRVLVVGGYGNFGSIVCRHLIDTPGIELAISGRDPQKLARKVAELGATCESWCGDAMGAGFVPALRAMNIQWVIHTGGPFQGQSYAVAESCIEAGVNYCDLADCRTFVNGIGVLDARARQAGVALLSGCSSVPTLSSAIIDEQRYRFKRIDSIEHGISSSAKMPGLSTIEGVLAYAGKPIRQLRNGRVHEVMGWEDLTLRKLQNLGTRALANVDVPDMDIFASRFGAHTLSFKAGAGLKLGGVANYLFALAMRKGLVRDHMAWAARLHRWGTWFERFGDGKSAMYIDVQGVDLNDQPLSMTAQLTALNDKGPEIPSCAAVALAVKIARGYLPEPGARPCVGEINVDEYMAAINDPQNLSLAVHFSDGQP; encoded by the coding sequence ATGGTACTCAGGGTGTTGGTGGTTGGCGGGTATGGAAACTTTGGCAGTATCGTTTGTCGGCATCTGATCGACACGCCGGGCATCGAACTGGCGATCTCGGGGCGCGATCCTCAGAAGCTGGCGCGTAAAGTCGCTGAGCTGGGCGCGACCTGCGAGAGCTGGTGCGGCGATGCCATGGGTGCCGGGTTCGTCCCGGCTCTGCGCGCGATGAACATTCAGTGGGTGATTCACACCGGCGGCCCGTTTCAGGGGCAATCCTATGCGGTGGCCGAGAGCTGCATCGAGGCGGGCGTCAACTATTGCGATCTGGCGGATTGCCGGACATTCGTCAATGGCATCGGCGTGCTCGATGCCCGAGCCCGGCAGGCGGGTGTCGCCCTCCTCAGTGGCTGCAGTTCGGTGCCGACGCTGTCGTCGGCGATCATCGATGAGCAGCGCTATCGGTTCAAACGCATCGACTCCATCGAACACGGTATTTCCTCGTCAGCGAAGATGCCGGGGTTGTCGACGATCGAGGGTGTGCTCGCGTATGCGGGCAAACCGATTCGCCAGCTCAGAAATGGTCGTGTACATGAGGTGATGGGGTGGGAGGATCTGACTCTGCGCAAGCTGCAAAATCTTGGTACGCGTGCGTTGGCCAATGTTGATGTCCCGGACATGGATATTTTCGCCAGCCGGTTTGGTGCGCACACGTTGAGCTTCAAGGCCGGGGCTGGTCTGAAGCTCGGCGGCGTGGCCAATTATCTGTTTGCTCTGGCGATGAGGAAGGGGCTGGTGCGTGACCACATGGCGTGGGCCGCCCGGTTGCATCGCTGGGGGACGTGGTTCGAACGTTTCGGCGATGGCAAAAGTGCGATGTATATAGATGTGCAGGGTGTCGACCTGAATGACCAGCCGTTGTCGATGACGGCGCAATTGACCGCGCTGAATGACAAGGGGCCGGAGATCCCAAGCTGTGCCGCAGTCGCCCTGGCCGTGAAGATCGCCCGAGGTTACTTGCCCGAACCGGGTGCCCGTCCTTGCGTTGGCGAGATCAACGTCGACGAATACATGGCCGCGATCAACGATCCGCAGAACCTGAGCCTGGCGGTGCACTTTTCTGATGGGCAGCCCTGA
- a CDS encoding fasciclin domain-containing protein, whose amino-acid sequence MHMLIKRLAVACFTLLCLGAGSSFAADTVMVGGAAMYPTKTIVENAVNSKDHTTLVAAVKAAGLVDTLNSKGPFTVFAPTNEAFAKLPAGTVDTLVKPEHKADLTKILTYHVVAGTHTAKQLMDDAKMHGGKVMLKTVQGESLTVMLHDGKLWVQDAKGGKAAVTIADVMQSNGVIHVVDTVLMPN is encoded by the coding sequence ATGCACATGCTCATCAAACGCCTTGCTGTCGCTTGCTTCACCCTGCTCTGCCTCGGCGCCGGATCCAGCTTTGCCGCCGATACCGTGATGGTTGGCGGCGCGGCCATGTATCCGACCAAGACCATCGTCGAAAACGCAGTCAACTCCAAGGATCACACGACACTGGTCGCTGCGGTCAAGGCCGCCGGGCTGGTGGATACGCTCAACAGCAAGGGACCGTTCACCGTCTTCGCCCCCACCAACGAAGCCTTCGCAAAACTGCCCGCCGGCACAGTCGATACATTGGTCAAGCCTGAACACAAGGCGGACCTGACCAAGATCCTGACTTACCACGTCGTCGCCGGCACTCACACGGCCAAACAGCTGATGGACGACGCCAAAATGCACGGCGGCAAAGTGATGCTGAAAACCGTCCAGGGCGAATCGCTGACCGTAATGCTGCACGACGGCAAGCTATGGGTGCAGGACGCCAAGGGCGGCAAAGCTGCCGTTACCATCGCTGACGTCATGCAATCCAATGGCGTGATTCACGTGGTCGATACGGTGCTGATGCCGAATTGA
- a CDS encoding FAD-dependent oxidoreductase, which translates to MSKRIIVIGAGIVGASLAYHLAAKGAKVVVIEAGEIASGATGRSFAWINTSHGGPDSVAPLRAAAIAEYRRLESELPGLKVRWTGALSYGDGWFQAPSVCSAQILDLEPNLKHPPERAFLAAEEGALDAVQATHVLIAGAQDHGATVLTQTPVLGFQILNGLVTGVITAANELDADIVVLAAGTATPQLAACVLPSSRAYAHSIITSTSSAGPLQAILRLKIFCLVFNRHPALHSEGYNALRRCLRLRQSPSACAPGGLSVTWGGH; encoded by the coding sequence ATGAGCAAACGAATCATCGTCATCGGCGCGGGAATCGTCGGCGCGTCACTGGCGTATCACCTCGCCGCGAAAGGTGCAAAAGTGGTTGTGATCGAGGCCGGTGAAATCGCGTCCGGTGCAACGGGCCGCTCCTTCGCCTGGATCAACACTTCGCACGGCGGTCCGGACTCCGTTGCGCCGCTGCGCGCAGCGGCCATCGCAGAATACCGCCGACTCGAATCCGAACTGCCGGGACTGAAGGTGCGCTGGACCGGTGCGCTGTCTTACGGCGATGGCTGGTTTCAGGCTCCTTCTGTATGTAGCGCGCAGATTCTCGACCTTGAACCCAATCTCAAACATCCTCCAGAACGCGCGTTCCTTGCCGCCGAAGAAGGCGCGCTGGATGCCGTGCAGGCAACGCACGTCTTGATCGCCGGTGCCCAAGACCATGGCGCGACGGTTCTCACACAAACTCCTGTGCTTGGCTTCCAGATTTTGAACGGTCTGGTCACCGGCGTGATCACTGCGGCAAATGAGCTCGATGCCGACATTGTCGTGCTGGCTGCAGGAACCGCGACCCCGCAGTTGGCAGCATGCGTTCTGCCCTCTTCACGTGCCTACGCGCACTCAATCATAACGTCAACGTCAAGCGCGGGCCCACTTCAAGCCATCCTGCGTTTAAAGATTTTTTGCCTGGTGTTTAACAGACACCCTGCGTTGCATTCTGAAGGCTACAACGCCTTACGCCGTTGCCTACGACTACGCCAGAGTCCGTCGGCTTGTGCGCCTGGAGGGCTGTCGGTAACTTGGGGCGGTCACTGA
- a CDS encoding thiol-disulfide oxidoreductase DCC family protein: MPGSRIRPSPAPLLNPGETVVLFDGVCKLCNGWARFLIRHDNRHRIRLAAVQSPEGQALLAWAGLPVDQFDTMAVIRDQHYWVRSEAFFEVVAQLPARWWPVRPLRIFPRALRDWAYDRVALNRYRIFGKYDTCLLPNPDHERRFLKSPM; this comes from the coding sequence ATGCCTGGATCCCGAATTCGCCCTTCCCCTGCCCCCCTGCTCAATCCAGGCGAAACCGTGGTTCTGTTCGACGGCGTCTGCAAGCTGTGCAACGGCTGGGCGCGCTTTCTGATTCGCCACGACAACCGGCACCGGATACGCCTGGCGGCGGTGCAATCGCCGGAAGGTCAGGCATTGCTGGCATGGGCCGGTCTGCCGGTGGATCAGTTCGACACCATGGCGGTGATTCGCGACCAACATTACTGGGTGCGCTCGGAGGCATTCTTCGAAGTCGTCGCGCAATTGCCTGCCCGCTGGTGGCCGGTCAGACCTCTGCGAATTTTCCCGCGAGCACTCAGGGATTGGGCCTACGACCGAGTGGCACTGAACCGCTACCGGATCTTCGGCAAGTACGACACCTGCCTGTTGCCCAATCCCGATCACGAACGCCGCTTTCTCAAATCGCCAATGTGA
- a CDS encoding alpha/beta hydrolase fold domain-containing protein: MQRFNRKLAWLPRFRIRNRLTPRLVQGLLRASQIVSADKPVKHDLQAQNTVVFSQGASVPVRIIRPQGNAQGVVLDYHGGGWVIGNAQMNDDLNIAMVKDCNVAVVSVDYRLAVDTPVEGLMKDCLCAARWLLSDVCTEFAGLPVIVVGESAGAHLAAATLLALKSSPGLLQRVRGALLFYGVYDLAGTPSVHAATAETLVLDGPGMAQALRLLTPGLSDEQRRQAPLSPLYGDFSGLPPALMLTGELDPLRDDTLELAERWQHSAPVEVHLLPSSAHGFIHFPTDMARRVLAYSRAWLSRQIEAKTLS, from the coding sequence ATGCAACGCTTTAACCGCAAGCTCGCCTGGCTGCCACGGTTTCGCATCCGCAATCGACTGACGCCACGTCTGGTCCAAGGGCTGCTGCGTGCCAGTCAGATTGTCAGCGCGGACAAGCCGGTCAAACATGACCTTCAAGCGCAGAACACAGTGGTTTTTTCGCAAGGTGCTTCGGTGCCCGTCCGAATCATCCGCCCGCAAGGAAACGCTCAAGGCGTGGTGCTCGATTACCACGGTGGCGGCTGGGTGATTGGCAATGCACAGATGAACGACGACCTCAACATCGCCATGGTCAAGGACTGCAATGTCGCCGTGGTCTCGGTCGACTATCGATTGGCGGTCGATACGCCGGTTGAGGGGCTGATGAAGGACTGCCTCTGCGCCGCTCGCTGGCTGCTGAGCGACGTCTGCACAGAGTTCGCCGGCCTGCCGGTGATCGTTGTCGGCGAATCGGCGGGCGCGCACTTGGCCGCCGCAACGCTGTTGGCGCTCAAATCATCACCCGGTTTGCTGCAGCGGGTCCGCGGTGCGCTGCTTTTTTACGGTGTCTACGACCTCGCGGGTACTCCGAGCGTGCACGCAGCAACTGCTGAAACTTTGGTGCTCGACGGCCCGGGCATGGCCCAGGCGCTGCGCTTGCTGACACCGGGATTGAGCGATGAGCAACGCCGACAGGCACCGCTTTCCCCGCTGTACGGCGACTTCAGCGGGTTGCCGCCGGCACTGATGCTCACCGGTGAACTGGATCCGCTGCGCGACGACACGCTCGAACTGGCTGAGCGCTGGCAGCATTCTGCGCCGGTTGAAGTACATCTGCTGCCCTCTTCCGCCCATGGCTTTATCCATTTCCCGACTGACATGGCCAGGCGTGTTCTTGCCTACAGTCGTGCGTGGCTTTCACGCCAGATCGAGGCAAAAACACTCAGTTAG
- a CDS encoding GFA family protein: MTTGQCLCAAVRFSLTVEPRFFYRCHCSLCRKQTGVGFNLATLVNARDFCWEAGQDAISSWVKPSGYRNDFCAQCGSTVPNPLRESPYVWIPLGLLDEDLNVECVGDFCVDDAMSWDTQRSARSHHGAVESLEFLLQELRVNPD, encoded by the coding sequence ATGACAACAGGGCAGTGTCTTTGCGCCGCAGTACGCTTTTCCCTAACCGTGGAACCGCGCTTTTTCTATCGCTGCCATTGCTCTCTGTGCCGTAAGCAAACCGGTGTCGGGTTCAACCTCGCCACGCTGGTCAACGCTCGGGATTTTTGCTGGGAGGCAGGGCAGGACGCGATCAGCAGTTGGGTCAAACCCAGCGGCTACAGGAACGACTTCTGCGCACAATGCGGCTCGACCGTGCCGAATCCACTTCGCGAATCGCCTTACGTGTGGATTCCGCTCGGACTGCTCGATGAGGATCTGAACGTGGAATGCGTGGGTGATTTCTGCGTGGACGATGCGATGTCGTGGGATACGCAGCGCTCGGCGCGGAGTCATCACGGTGCAGTGGAGTCACTGGAATTTCTTCTGCAAGAGCTCCGGGTCAACCCTGATTGA
- a CDS encoding DUF6506 family protein — protein MVSWAFIFEAPETNPETDRFVIDRAGRRNTIVAVPEQHDAVQVAVDLVKDGVQFIELCGGFEPVWVGKIIEATGGTIPVGNVGFSGGASVARLVEIFAEEK, from the coding sequence ATGGTCAGTTGGGCATTTATTTTTGAAGCACCGGAAACCAACCCCGAAACCGATCGATTCGTCATCGACCGCGCGGGTCGGCGTAATACGATCGTCGCTGTACCCGAGCAACATGACGCTGTTCAAGTTGCCGTAGATTTGGTCAAGGATGGCGTTCAGTTCATAGAACTGTGCGGTGGCTTCGAGCCTGTCTGGGTCGGGAAAATCATTGAAGCGACGGGAGGAACCATTCCCGTCGGCAACGTGGGTTTTTCGGGCGGAGCATCGGTTGCCAGGCTTGTTGAAATCTTTGCTGAAGAAAAATAG
- a CDS encoding DUF6124 family protein codes for MVKVTPNPPDIDPASPYESLDSKKLHEAAERALDHYLSPSAAIMATPYQTSSMFLVNPDTDTESLLANACESLASATVMLGDVAALVEGPMRKTLLGIAQVVMLGELAVNRALDRVELVK; via the coding sequence ATGGTCAAAGTAACGCCAAACCCGCCAGACATCGATCCGGCCTCCCCCTACGAATCTCTCGATTCAAAGAAACTCCACGAAGCCGCCGAACGCGCCCTCGACCACTACCTCAGCCCTTCCGCCGCGATCATGGCAACCCCTTACCAAACCAGCAGCATGTTTCTCGTCAATCCCGACACCGACACCGAATCCCTTCTCGCCAACGCCTGCGAATCACTCGCCTCGGCGACGGTGATGCTCGGGGATGTGGCTGCACTGGTGGAAGGACCGATGCGCAAAACGCTGTTGGGGATTGCGCAGGTGGTGATGCTTGGGGAGCTAGCGGTGAATCGGGCGCTAGATAGGGTTGAGTTGGTGAAGTAG
- a CDS encoding antibiotic biosynthesis monooxygenase: MIYEIALLPVHKERIENFRSAFAEVAPLLTRAKGYGGHLLAKGIESPERFNLIVRWASLEDHTPGFEESEDHRIFMMGLEEYFSEEPRVYHIEGAAFSAGEQVVADIVD; this comes from the coding sequence ATGATTTATGAAATCGCTCTGCTCCCCGTCCACAAAGAACGCATTGAAAATTTCAGAAGTGCATTTGCCGAGGTCGCTCCCCTGCTTACCCGTGCAAAGGGTTACGGCGGCCACTTGCTGGCGAAAGGGATTGAAAGCCCCGAGCGGTTCAACCTGATAGTGCGCTGGGCTTCACTGGAAGATCACACGCCAGGCTTCGAAGAGAGTGAAGACCATCGGATATTCATGATGGGCCTGGAGGAATATTTTTCGGAAGAACCGAGGGTCTACCACATTGAAGGGGCTGCTTTTTCTGCTGGCGAACAGGTAGTTGCCGATATCGTAGACTAG
- a CDS encoding NAD(P)-dependent oxidoreductase yields MSKQKILVTGAAGHIGRAFWIARDDKSDLRLADIDVSKLPDSVQRFSLDIRDQASCLEACEGIDTVIHLAADPNADAEFTSSLLPVNIVGTYNMLFAAKTQGCKRFIFASSAQAIEGYPKDVQVHEWMAPRPGNLYGVSKAFGEALASMYANDGQMTTIAVRIANVAEFHPGETHSPRDVAAFISYRDVVALLGRCVEADLIGFHIVHGVSDNRYKRLSIDRTRKAVGYAPLDDAFEILEGQARAD; encoded by the coding sequence ATGAGCAAGCAAAAAATTTTGGTTACCGGGGCTGCTGGCCATATCGGCAGAGCTTTTTGGATCGCGCGAGACGATAAATCAGATCTGCGCCTGGCCGATATAGACGTTTCAAAACTTCCTGACTCGGTCCAACGTTTCTCTCTCGACATCAGGGATCAAGCCAGTTGCCTTGAAGCCTGCGAAGGCATAGACACAGTGATTCATCTCGCTGCTGATCCGAACGCAGACGCTGAATTCACGTCTTCACTGCTGCCTGTAAATATTGTCGGCACCTACAACATGCTGTTTGCCGCAAAAACTCAAGGCTGCAAACGCTTCATATTTGCGAGCAGTGCGCAGGCGATTGAAGGTTATCCAAAGGATGTCCAGGTACATGAATGGATGGCCCCCAGACCCGGGAACCTTTACGGGGTCAGCAAGGCGTTTGGCGAGGCACTGGCTTCGATGTATGCCAACGATGGGCAAATGACAACAATCGCAGTCCGTATTGCAAACGTAGCCGAATTTCACCCTGGGGAAACCCACAGCCCTCGGGACGTAGCTGCATTTATCAGCTATCGGGATGTCGTCGCGTTGCTTGGGCGTTGCGTTGAGGCCGATCTGATCGGATTCCACATTGTCCATGGGGTTTCAGATAACCGCTACAAACGCCTTTCGATTGATAGGACCAGAAAAGCCGTTGGGTACGCGCCCCTCGACGACGCCTTTGAGATTCTGGAAGGACAGGCTCGAGCTGATTGA
- the soxR gene encoding redox-sensitive transcriptional activator SoxR gives MQERITDHQNLSVGQVAKRSGLSVSTLHFYESKGLLASQRTAGNHRVYARGTLRRIAIIRIAQASGISLAEIKTALEPIPHDRKASAKEWETVSKDWASSLKRRIEQLTKLSTSLEGCIGCGCLTMGECPLLNPQDSLGEKNSGAVIFDQELEKRLNT, from the coding sequence GTGCAGGAAAGAATTACTGACCATCAAAACCTGAGCGTGGGCCAGGTCGCAAAACGAAGCGGTCTCTCTGTCTCCACGCTTCATTTTTATGAGTCGAAAGGCTTGTTGGCGTCTCAGCGCACAGCCGGCAATCATAGGGTTTATGCGCGCGGCACGCTTCGCCGGATCGCGATCATTCGAATCGCGCAAGCCAGCGGGATTTCGCTGGCGGAAATCAAGACTGCCCTTGAACCCATCCCCCATGACCGGAAGGCTTCTGCCAAGGAATGGGAGACGGTGTCGAAAGACTGGGCATCCTCCCTGAAGCGCCGCATCGAACAACTGACAAAGCTGTCGACCAGTCTGGAGGGCTGCATTGGCTGCGGTTGTCTGACCATGGGTGAATGCCCGCTACTCAATCCACAGGATTCGCTGGGCGAAAAGAATTCGGGTGCCGTGATATTTGATCAGGAACTTGAGAAAAGGCTGAATACGTAA